The window TGGTTGAGGATGTCCGGCCGCGCATCGAGCACGGTGCGGAGCGGTTCCTCCTTGCCCTGGAAGTCGGGGATCAACACCTCAATCCGGCAGTCGGGCCGGCGGCGTCGAATCCCGGCGATCGTCTCGGCGAAGATCGACGCCCCGCCGTCCGCCAGGTCGTCGCGGTCAACCGAGGTGATGACCACGTAGCGCAGCCGCATCTCGTCGACGGCGTTCGCCACCCGCTCGGGTTCGGCCGTGTCGAGGCCGGCCGGACGGCCGTGCGCCACCGCGCAATACGGACAGTTGCGCGTGCACACGTCACCGAGAATCATGAACGTCGCGGTACCGTGGTGCCAGCACTCGCCGATGTTCGGGCAGTGCGCTTCCTCGCAGACGGTATTGAGATGGAGTTCGCCCATCAGCCGCTTCAGCCGAAGGTAGCTCGGTGACCCGGGCGCTTTGACCTTGAGCCACGCAGGCTTCGCTTCGCGGTGTCGGACGAGGACCAGCGGGTTCTCTATGGACGTGGACATACCAGGTGATTACCTTCTAATAATAGCAGACGCGGTTCCGAAGACCAGACGGACCGCACCGACGACCACATCGCTGATTCCGGGAGGAGTGTTCGAATGACGGCGCCACGTCTCTCCGCCACATGGCTCGGCCACGGCACCTTCGTGCTCGAGTCCGAAGAAGGACGGCAGATCCTGCTCGACCCCTGGATCGAGACCAACCCCGCCTGCCCCGCGAGCTGGAAGGGGGGTGGGTGGCAGAAACAGCTGGGCGCGCTCGATCTGATCCTTGTCACGCACGGTCACTCCGACCATAGCGCTGACGCGTTGCCGGTCGCCAAGGCCACCGGGGCGCCCGTCGTGTCGGTGTACGAGATCTGCAGCTGGCTGAAGGCCAAGGGCGCACCTGCCGTGAGCGGAATGAACAAGGGCGGCACGCAGGAGATCGCGGGGCTGCGCGTGACCCACGTGCACGCGGACCACAGCAGTACCTGCGAGGAACGCGGACAGATCATCGCACTGGGCGAGCCGGGCGGCTTTGTCATCGCCTTCACGAATGGCGCGACGGTGTACTTCGCCGGCGACACGGCGCTCTTCGGCGACATGGCCCTCATCAAAGAGCTCCACGAGCCGACGCTCGCGTTTCTGCCGATCGGCGATCACTTCACCATGGGGCCGAAGGCAGCGGCCGCGGCGTGCCGGCTGCTCGGCGTGCGCCAGGTCGTGCCGATGCACTACGGAACGTTTCCGGTGCTGACCGGAACACCGGCCGAGCTGCGCTCGCTGGTCGAGCCGGGCGTGAGGGTCACCGAACTCGAGGCCGGGCGGAAGACGGTGCTCACCGTCTGAGAAATCCCGCGCTCAGTCCGCCCGGTCCGCATGCAAGACGATGACGAGCGTTCCGGGCCGGAGCACGCTGAGGGTCGGGTCCGGGTACGGCGAGATGAGCGTGACCGACCCGATGGCTCTTCCCACGCGGTCGAGGACGGGGCCGCGCGCGACGGCGGCGCGGTGCCCGCCGTAGAGCCGTGCGAGCTTCGTTCGGTCGTAGCGGGCGACGCTGCCGAAGGCTTCGAGCGGATCCAACGGCTGTACCGTCCAGGCGTCCTTCGGCACGTCGATCGTCGCGCCGCTCGACGCCAGCACACGGTCCCGGACGCGCTCGATGTCTTCCGGGATCTGCTCGACGGTGTAGTCGCCGGCGGGCGCGGCCGCGGGAACGAATAGACGGGCAAGCGCCGCCGTGTCGGTTGGTGGGACCACGGTGCCGGCGGGCAGTCCCGGTGGCTGGGAGCCACAACTGCCCAACAGCGCGGCGGCGAGGGCGGCGCCGCACAGCCGTGCCGCTTGCCTTGACAGAATTGGACGCCGGCGGTAGTGTTTGAAGAACGAAATGCCGTTCCGCATAGTGGAATCCCAGTGACCGACGGTCAGGTTTCCTCGTCCCACGCCGGCAGTCTAACCTCGGTCGACAAGGCCTTCGACGTCTGCGAGGCGCTGTCGCACGAACCGGATGGCATGAGTGTATCCGAGCTGGCGCGCGTCCTGAAACAGCCGCGTCCGAGCGTGCACCGGCTGCTCGCCGTGTTGCGGCGGCGCGGGTACGTCCGGCAGGACGAGGAATCGCAACGGTACAGTTTGAGCATCAAGATGCTCGATCTGTCGTTTCGCGTGCTGGGGCGGTCGGAATTGCGGCTGCACGCGTACCAGGTTCTGCGCGACTATGCGGCGCAATCGGGGCACCGCACGTTCCTGGCCGTGCCCGCGTCAGGGGAAGTGACGTACATCTGGAAGGCGGCAGCCGACGACGTGGCCATGCGGACCGTGTTCGGCAAGGAGATGCCGGCGCACTGTTCCGTGTATTTCGACCCTGGGCAGACCAGCCGCCGCCTGAGTTGCCTCCGCCTGGTCGAGGCCCGTGACATCTCGCGCAGCGACGAGATGGTGAAGCGGCTGCCAGACGCGGGCGCCCCCGGTTCGTCATCCGAGGTTCCCGCCGGGCAGCGCATGTTCTGCACCTGCGCTCCGGTGTTCGACTATACGGGCCGCGAGGTCGCACGGGTGGGGGTCTTCGGTCACGGGCCGGACGACCGACCCATCCTGGGCGTGCACAACCGCGGGGCGTGGGAGTTGGCGAGGCACATCTCCCTTCGCCTCGGGTATCTGTCGGCGATGGCGATGGGCGTCGCGTAGCGACACGTAAGGAGAAGCGGAGGAAGCATGGCGTACGTAATCTGCGAACCCTGCATCGGGACGAAGGACACAGCGTGCGTGGATGTTTGTCCGGTCGATTGCATCCACCCGAGAAAGGACGAA of the Vicinamibacterales bacterium genome contains:
- a CDS encoding lipoyl synthase — its product is MSTSIENPLVLVRHREAKPAWLKVKAPGSPSYLRLKRLMGELHLNTVCEEAHCPNIGECWHHGTATFMILGDVCTRNCPYCAVAHGRPAGLDTAEPERVANAVDEMRLRYVVITSVDRDDLADGGASIFAETIAGIRRRRPDCRIEVLIPDFQGKEEPLRTVLDARPDILN
- a CDS encoding metal-dependent hydrolase — encoded protein: MTAPRLSATWLGHGTFVLESEEGRQILLDPWIETNPACPASWKGGGWQKQLGALDLILVTHGHSDHSADALPVAKATGAPVVSVYEICSWLKAKGAPAVSGMNKGGTQEIAGLRVTHVHADHSSTCEERGQIIALGEPGGFVIAFTNGATVYFAGDTALFGDMALIKELHEPTLAFLPIGDHFTMGPKAAAAACRLLGVRQVVPMHYGTFPVLTGTPAELRSLVEPGVRVTELEAGRKTVLTV
- a CDS encoding helix-turn-helix domain-containing protein, coding for MTDGQVSSSHAGSLTSVDKAFDVCEALSHEPDGMSVSELARVLKQPRPSVHRLLAVLRRRGYVRQDEESQRYSLSIKMLDLSFRVLGRSELRLHAYQVLRDYAAQSGHRTFLAVPASGEVTYIWKAAADDVAMRTVFGKEMPAHCSVYFDPGQTSRRLSCLRLVEARDISRSDEMVKRLPDAGAPGSSSEVPAGQRMFCTCAPVFDYTGREVARVGVFGHGPDDRPILGVHNRGAWELARHISLRLGYLSAMAMGVA